The Buttiauxella selenatireducens genome has a window encoding:
- a CDS encoding M16 family metallopeptidase produces the protein MQGTKIRLLAGGLLLVAAANNVQAEALQPDPAWQQGTLANGFQWQVLATPQRPSDRIEIRLLVNTGSLTETTQQSGFSHFLPRLALTQSGSLQPLQVRSLWQQSVDPQRPLPPAVVSYDFTLFNLSLPNNRNDLLKEALVYLSESTGKTSVTQDTVNVALQTQDMVATWPMDTKDNWWRYRLQGSTLLGHDPAEDLKQPVDIEQLSEFYKKWYTPDAMTLIVVGNVDSRSVADQINKTFGTLTGKRETPAPVATLSPLKRVPVSLMTDSVSQDRLSLMWDNSWQPIRESSALLRYWRADLAREALFWHVQQNLSKQNIKDLNLSFDCRVLYQRAQCGINLESPNDKLNANLANVGKELVNVRDKGLSQAEFDGLVAQKKAELAKLFATYARTDTDVLISQRMRSLQNQVVDIAPEQYQKLRGDFLNSLTLSSLNQDLRQQLSQEMALVLLQPKGEPEFNMKDLQATWDKVMVPSKTLPLTDEPKQDGADVPPAQ, from the coding sequence ATGCAGGGCACCAAAATTCGACTCTTAGCTGGCGGATTGCTGTTGGTCGCCGCCGCCAATAATGTGCAGGCAGAAGCACTACAGCCCGACCCAGCCTGGCAGCAAGGCACGCTGGCCAATGGTTTTCAATGGCAAGTCCTGGCCACACCTCAGCGCCCAAGCGATCGTATTGAGATTCGTCTGTTGGTCAACACTGGCTCATTGACTGAGACCACCCAGCAGAGCGGCTTTAGCCACTTCTTACCACGCCTGGCACTTACACAAAGCGGTAGCTTGCAACCCTTGCAGGTACGCTCACTATGGCAGCAAAGTGTGGACCCGCAGCGTCCTCTGCCTCCAGCGGTAGTTTCGTATGACTTCACGCTGTTTAATCTTAGCCTGCCTAATAACCGCAATGATTTGCTCAAAGAAGCGCTGGTTTATCTGTCAGAAAGCACCGGTAAAACGTCAGTAACCCAGGATACGGTGAACGTTGCGCTGCAAACTCAGGATATGGTGGCAACCTGGCCGATGGACACCAAAGACAACTGGTGGCGCTATCGCTTGCAAGGTTCCACGCTGTTGGGCCATGACCCGGCAGAAGATCTCAAGCAGCCGGTTGATATCGAACAACTGAGCGAGTTCTACAAGAAATGGTACACCCCGGATGCGATGACGTTGATTGTGGTAGGTAACGTTGATAGCCGAAGTGTTGCCGATCAAATCAACAAAACGTTTGGTACTCTTACAGGCAAACGTGAAACGCCCGCACCGGTTGCGACCCTTTCTCCGCTCAAGCGCGTGCCTGTAAGTTTGATGACCGACAGCGTGAGCCAGGATCGTCTCTCTTTAATGTGGGATAACTCATGGCAACCAATTCGTGAATCGTCTGCATTGCTGCGTTACTGGCGTGCTGACCTCGCACGTGAGGCGCTGTTCTGGCATGTGCAGCAGAACCTCAGCAAGCAGAACATTAAAGATCTCAACCTGAGCTTCGATTGCCGTGTGCTGTATCAGCGTGCGCAGTGTGGCATTAACCTTGAGTCACCAAACGATAAGCTGAATGCGAATTTAGCGAACGTGGGCAAAGAGCTGGTTAACGTTCGTGATAAAGGGCTATCGCAGGCAGAGTTTGATGGGTTAGTTGCGCAGAAAAAAGCGGAACTCGCCAAACTGTTTGCCACTTACGCTCGTACCGATACCGATGTGCTGATTAGCCAGCGTATGCGCTCGTTGCAAAACCAGGTGGTTGATATCGCGCCGGAACAGTATCAGAAGTTGCGTGGGGATTTCCTGAATAGCCTGACACTGAGTTCGCTGAATCAGGATTTACGTCAGCAGTTGTCGCAAGAAATGGCGCTGGTGCTGTTGCAGCCCAAAGGCGAACCTGAGTTCAATATGAAGGATCTGCAAGCGACGTGGGATAAGGTGATGGTGCCGAGTAAAACGCTGCCGCTAACGGATGAGCCTAAGCAGGATGGGGCGGATGTTCCTCCGGCGCAGTAA
- a CDS encoding sugar kinase, whose translation MPTRKIAVIGECMIELSQKGAEVSRGFGGDTLNTSVYIARQVNADALEVHYVTALGEDNFSQQMLDAWQQENVHTELTQRLEHRLPGLYYIETDATGERTFYYWRNEAAARFWLESDQAQAICAELAQFDYVYLSGISLAILNAASREKLMVLLAQCRANGCKVIFDNNYRPRLWASREETQQVYQQMLACTDIAFLTLDDEDLLWGEKPVEEVIHRTQAAGVREVVIKRGADSCLVAIQGESTLEVPAVKLPKEKVIDTTAAGDSFSAGYLAVRLTGGSAEEAAKRGHLTASTVIQYRGAIIPKEAMPG comes from the coding sequence ATGCCAACGCGCAAAATCGCCGTCATCGGTGAATGTATGATTGAACTGTCGCAAAAAGGTGCGGAAGTTAGCCGCGGCTTTGGTGGCGACACCCTAAACACGTCTGTTTATATTGCTCGTCAGGTCAATGCTGATGCGCTTGAAGTCCACTACGTTACGGCGCTGGGTGAAGATAACTTCAGCCAACAAATGCTGGACGCCTGGCAGCAAGAAAACGTACATACCGAACTGACACAGCGCCTGGAACACCGTTTACCGGGTCTGTATTACATCGAAACTGACGCGACTGGCGAGCGCACCTTCTACTACTGGCGCAACGAAGCCGCAGCCCGTTTTTGGCTGGAAAGCGATCAAGCGCAAGCAATCTGTGCAGAACTGGCTCAGTTCGACTACGTCTATCTGAGTGGAATTAGCCTGGCGATTCTCAACGCTGCTAGCCGTGAAAAGCTGATGGTGCTGCTGGCTCAATGCCGCGCTAACGGTTGCAAAGTCATCTTCGATAACAACTATCGTCCGCGCCTGTGGGCAAGCCGTGAAGAGACGCAACAGGTTTACCAACAAATGCTGGCATGCACTGATATCGCGTTCCTGACGCTGGATGACGAAGACTTGCTATGGGGCGAGAAGCCGGTTGAAGAGGTGATTCACCGTACTCAAGCTGCGGGCGTGCGTGAAGTGGTTATCAAGCGTGGTGCAGATTCTTGCCTGGTGGCGATTCAGGGTGAATCGACGTTAGAAGTGCCTGCGGTTAAATTACCGAAAGAAAAAGTGATCGATACTACTGCGGCGGGTGACTCTTTCAGCGCGGGTTATCTGGCGGTGCGTTTGACGGGCGGAAGTGCGGAAGAAGCGGCAAAACGTGGACATTTGACTGCGAGCACCGTGATTCAGTACCGCGGCGCGATTATCCCGAAAGAAGCGATGCCAGGCTAA
- a CDS encoding dicarboxylate/amino acid:cation symporter, with product MKLSLFKSLYFQVLTAIAIGILLGHFYPELGAQMKPLGDAFVKLIKMIIAPVIFCTVVTGIAGMESMKAVGRTGAVALLYFEVVSTIALIIGLLVVNLLQPGAGMNVDPATLDAKAVAMYTEQAQQQGVVAFLLDVIPGSVIGAFASGNILQVLLFAVLFGFALHRLGHKGQLIFNVIESFSQVIFGIINMIMRLAPIGAFGAMAFTIGKYGVGSLVQLGQLIICFYITCILFVVVVLGSIARMTGFSIFKFIRYIKEELLIVLGTSSSESALPRMLDKMEKLGCRKSVVGLVIPTGYSFNLDGTSIYLTMAAVFIAQATNSHMDIFHQITLLVVLLLSSKGAAGVTGSGFIVLAATISAVGHLPVAGLALILGIDRFMSEARALTNLVGNGVATVVVAKWVKQLDEKQLTETLNNPNSAKKVSEVSS from the coding sequence ATGAAACTCTCTCTTTTTAAAAGCCTCTACTTCCAGGTCCTCACGGCGATCGCCATCGGTATCCTGCTGGGTCATTTTTACCCGGAACTAGGCGCGCAGATGAAACCGCTCGGCGACGCGTTCGTTAAACTGATTAAAATGATTATCGCGCCGGTTATCTTCTGCACAGTCGTGACGGGCATTGCGGGCATGGAAAGCATGAAAGCGGTGGGCCGTACAGGTGCTGTGGCACTGCTTTACTTCGAAGTCGTCAGCACCATCGCGCTGATTATTGGTTTGCTCGTCGTAAACCTGTTGCAGCCAGGGGCTGGCATGAACGTTGACCCGGCAACGCTTGATGCTAAAGCTGTGGCAATGTATACCGAACAGGCCCAGCAGCAGGGCGTGGTCGCATTCTTACTGGATGTCATTCCGGGTAGCGTGATTGGCGCGTTCGCCAGCGGCAATATCCTGCAAGTGCTGCTGTTTGCGGTACTGTTTGGCTTTGCACTGCACCGTCTTGGCCACAAAGGCCAACTGATTTTCAACGTCATTGAAAGCTTCTCTCAGGTTATTTTCGGCATCATCAATATGATCATGCGCCTTGCGCCAATCGGTGCTTTCGGTGCCATGGCGTTTACTATCGGTAAATATGGCGTCGGGTCGCTGGTTCAGCTTGGTCAGTTGATTATCTGCTTCTATATCACCTGTATTCTGTTTGTGGTGGTGGTGTTGGGTTCTATTGCCCGGATGACGGGTTTCAGCATCTTTAAATTTATCCGCTATATCAAAGAAGAGCTGCTGATCGTGCTGGGCACGTCCTCGTCTGAATCCGCGCTGCCAAGAATGCTCGATAAAATGGAGAAACTCGGCTGCCGTAAATCGGTTGTCGGGCTGGTTATCCCGACCGGGTACTCGTTTAACCTTGATGGCACCTCGATTTATCTCACCATGGCAGCGGTGTTTATCGCGCAGGCCACCAACAGCCATATGGATATTTTCCACCAAATCACGCTGCTGGTGGTGTTACTCCTCTCCTCTAAAGGCGCGGCGGGTGTGACGGGAAGTGGTTTCATCGTACTGGCGGCAACGATTTCAGCGGTGGGGCATTTACCGGTCGCGGGTCTGGCGTTGATTCTCGGTATTGACCGCTTTATGTCTGAAGCACGTGCGCTGACTAACCTGGTCGGTAATGGTGTGGCGACGGTGGTTGTGGCGAAGTGGGTGAAACAGTTGGATGAGAAACAACTGACAGAAACTCTCAATAATCCAAATTCCGCGAAAAAAGTGAGCGAAGTCTCTTCTTAA